In Candidatus Polarisedimenticolia bacterium, a single window of DNA contains:
- a CDS encoding RNA polymerase sigma factor, producing the protein MPEPPDPSLRDLELVRLFQSGERAAFDRLVEAHRRDVYRLAYRLVGNHADADDLAQEAFLRVYRSLGRFRGESSFRTWLTRIVLNLATDRRRILATRRDAPLEEVPDLEQPAPADRLGFLRQEQIRKAVGQLPRRQRETLILRVFQEMKFHEIARVMGCTVGTAKANFFHAVRGLKQRVGG; encoded by the coding sequence ATGCCGGAACCGCCGGATCCGAGCCTGAGGGATTTGGAGCTGGTGCGGCTCTTCCAGTCGGGCGAGCGCGCCGCCTTCGACCGCCTGGTCGAGGCCCATCGGCGGGATGTTTACCGGCTTGCCTACCGTCTGGTTGGAAACCATGCTGATGCAGATGACCTGGCCCAGGAGGCGTTCCTGCGGGTCTATCGCTCGCTGGGGCGCTTTCGGGGCGAATCCTCGTTCAGGACGTGGCTGACTCGCATCGTGCTGAACCTCGCCACGGATCGGAGACGGATCCTGGCGACCCGCCGCGATGCGCCGCTGGAGGAAGTGCCCGATCTGGAGCAGCCGGCCCCCGCGGATCGGCTCGGGTTCCTGCGGCAGGAGCAGATCCGCAAGGCGGTCGGCCAGCTACCGAGGAGGCAGAGGGAAACCTTGATCCTGAGGGTGTTCCAGGAGATGAAGTTCCATGAGATTGCCCGGGTCATGGGGTGCACGGTGGGAACCGCCAAGGCCAATTTCTTCCATGCGGTCCGCGGCCTGAAGCAGCGGGTCGGCGGCTGA